Proteins from a genomic interval of Hippocampus zosterae strain Florida chromosome 14, ASM2543408v3, whole genome shotgun sequence:
- the fosl2 gene encoding fos-related antigen 2 isoform X1 has product MYQDYSGNYDTSSRGSSTSPAQPESFASGSSTIGSPISTSTYQKYSIDMPGSNSAFIPTINAITTSQDLQWMVQPTVITSMSNPYSRSHPYSHHLSNGQGLLGHNPLARPGVIRSIGDARGRRKREEQLTPEEEEKRRVRRERNKLAAAKCRNRRRELTEMLQGETEKLEEEKADLQKEIESLKKEKDKLEFMLVAHNPMCKLPTEDRHPTPAHHQNHQHHQHQQCAPLSLTMRPNMAARAHVNHVVVKQEPDDAEEVAGKPQHSVIKPICLGGMYCTDGDSLNTPVVAASTPAAALNAPNLIFTYPSMLEPDSPSPSSESCSKAHRRSSSSGDQSSDSLNSPTLLAL; this is encoded by the exons ATGTACCAGGACTACTCCGGGAATTACGACACCTCGTCTCGCGGCAGTAGCACTTCTCCGGCCCAGCCCGAGTCCTTCGCGAGCGGCAGCAGCACCATCGGGAGCCCCATCTCTACCTCAACCTACCAG AAATACAGTATTGACATGCCCGGCTCCAACAGTGCCTTCATCCCCACCATTAATGCAATCACAACAAGCCAAGACCTTCAGTGGATGGTGCAGCCCACAGTCATCACCTCCATGTCCAACCCGTACTCCCGCTCCCACCCGTACAGCCATCACCTGAGCAACGGGCAAGGTTTGCTGGGCCACAACCCACTGGCCCGTCCCGGGGTCATCCGCTCCATCGGGGACGCCAGAGGCCGACGCAAAAGGGAAGAGCAG CTCACcccagaagaagaagagaagaggAGGGTGCGGCGCGAGAGGAACAAGTTGGCCGCCGCCAAATGCCGCAACCGCAGACGCGAGTTGACTGAGATGCTGCAAGGG GAGACTGAGAAACTAGAAGAGGAGAAAGCCGACCTGCAGAAAGAGATCGAAAGCctaaagaaggagaaggacaagcTGGAGTTCATGCTGGTGGCCCATAATCCCATGTGCAAGCTGCCCACCGAGGATCGCCACCCGACCCCGGCACACCATCAGAACCATCAGCACCATCAACACCAGCAGTGCGCCCCCCTGTCCTTGACCATGCGCCCCAACATGGCGGCCCGGGCCCACGTGAACCACGTGGTGGTGAAGCAAGAGCCGGACGACGCGGAGGAAGTGGCGGGCAAGCCCCAGCATTCCGTCATCAAGCCCATCTGCCTTGGCGGAATGTACTGTACAGATGGCGACAGCCTCAACACGCCAGTGGTGGCGGCATCCACCCCAGCCGCCGCGCTCAACGCCCCCAACCTCATCTTCACTTACCCGAGCATGCTGGAGCCCGACAGCCCCTCGCCCTCCTCCGAGTCGTGCTCAAAGGCCCaccgccgcagcagcagcagcggcgatcAGTCGTCGGACTCCCTCAACTCGCCCACCCTATTGGCCCTGTGA
- the fosl2 gene encoding fos-related antigen 2 isoform X2 yields the protein MPGSNSAFIPTINAITTSQDLQWMVQPTVITSMSNPYSRSHPYSHHLSNGQGLLGHNPLARPGVIRSIGDARGRRKREEQLTPEEEEKRRVRRERNKLAAAKCRNRRRELTEMLQGETEKLEEEKADLQKEIESLKKEKDKLEFMLVAHNPMCKLPTEDRHPTPAHHQNHQHHQHQQCAPLSLTMRPNMAARAHVNHVVVKQEPDDAEEVAGKPQHSVIKPICLGGMYCTDGDSLNTPVVAASTPAAALNAPNLIFTYPSMLEPDSPSPSSESCSKAHRRSSSSGDQSSDSLNSPTLLAL from the exons ATGCCCGGCTCCAACAGTGCCTTCATCCCCACCATTAATGCAATCACAACAAGCCAAGACCTTCAGTGGATGGTGCAGCCCACAGTCATCACCTCCATGTCCAACCCGTACTCCCGCTCCCACCCGTACAGCCATCACCTGAGCAACGGGCAAGGTTTGCTGGGCCACAACCCACTGGCCCGTCCCGGGGTCATCCGCTCCATCGGGGACGCCAGAGGCCGACGCAAAAGGGAAGAGCAG CTCACcccagaagaagaagagaagaggAGGGTGCGGCGCGAGAGGAACAAGTTGGCCGCCGCCAAATGCCGCAACCGCAGACGCGAGTTGACTGAGATGCTGCAAGGG GAGACTGAGAAACTAGAAGAGGAGAAAGCCGACCTGCAGAAAGAGATCGAAAGCctaaagaaggagaaggacaagcTGGAGTTCATGCTGGTGGCCCATAATCCCATGTGCAAGCTGCCCACCGAGGATCGCCACCCGACCCCGGCACACCATCAGAACCATCAGCACCATCAACACCAGCAGTGCGCCCCCCTGTCCTTGACCATGCGCCCCAACATGGCGGCCCGGGCCCACGTGAACCACGTGGTGGTGAAGCAAGAGCCGGACGACGCGGAGGAAGTGGCGGGCAAGCCCCAGCATTCCGTCATCAAGCCCATCTGCCTTGGCGGAATGTACTGTACAGATGGCGACAGCCTCAACACGCCAGTGGTGGCGGCATCCACCCCAGCCGCCGCGCTCAACGCCCCCAACCTCATCTTCACTTACCCGAGCATGCTGGAGCCCGACAGCCCCTCGCCCTCCTCCGAGTCGTGCTCAAAGGCCCaccgccgcagcagcagcagcggcgatcAGTCGTCGGACTCCCTCAACTCGCCCACCCTATTGGCCCTGTGA